A genomic stretch from Natronomonas gomsonensis includes:
- a CDS encoding pyridoxamine 5'-phosphate oxidase family protein has product MTIDELADHGVERMDEETIREFLETQGIGVLGLPTERLPYMVPLSYGFDGETNLYFTYVVGSVSQKALLTEETAAASFLVYTADTEHMWSSVSLEGTISRVPEREWESLGEALEPIQRPEALKDASESEDVNVYRFEIQNQTGIRHAGVPSEMASKDPED; this is encoded by the coding sequence ATGACGATTGACGAACTCGCCGACCACGGCGTCGAACGTATGGACGAGGAGACGATTCGGGAGTTCCTCGAAACGCAGGGAATCGGCGTACTCGGCCTCCCGACCGAGCGACTGCCGTACATGGTGCCGCTATCCTACGGGTTCGACGGCGAAACGAACCTCTATTTCACCTACGTCGTGGGGAGCGTGAGTCAGAAGGCGCTGCTGACCGAGGAAACCGCCGCGGCCAGTTTCCTGGTGTACACAGCCGACACTGAGCACATGTGGAGTAGCGTCAGCCTCGAAGGGACCATCAGTCGAGTGCCGGAACGGGAATGGGAATCGCTCGGAGAGGCCCTCGAACCGATCCAACGCCCCGAGGCGCTGAAGGATGCGAGCGAATCGGAGGATGTCAACGTGTATCGGTTCGAGATACAGAACCAGACGGGAATCAGACACGCTGGCGTTCCCTCAGAGATGGCCTCGAAAGACCCAGAGGACTGA
- a CDS encoding DHH family phosphoesterase yields MSNAASLRELLSGASELTIVCHNNPDPDCLASALALGRIAASVGIDERRIVYSGRISHQQNRAFVNLLEIDLKPFDAAAITERPEDSLLAFVDHAVPGSNNEVPDGTHVDIVIDHHPNDDIDATFVDHREDIGATATILTEYVEELDVELDTPLATALLFAIRRETLGFLRGTTSAEYEAAAELHDHADRGLLRELSSPSVTGATVDAIADAIDNRTVRGAVLITHVGRTTERDALPQAADYLATLEGVETAVVFGIIDESIHISARSTDPRINIGDVLATTFEEVGSAGGHREMAGGEIPLGIFANYDSDDTTLVDIVAAVVTDRLLDGLGLVDTGDGKETTEE; encoded by the coding sequence ATGAGCAACGCAGCATCACTTCGGGAACTGCTGTCGGGAGCCTCGGAGCTCACTATCGTCTGTCACAACAACCCCGACCCGGACTGTCTCGCGAGCGCGTTGGCGTTGGGGCGAATCGCTGCCAGCGTGGGTATCGACGAGCGTCGCATCGTCTACAGCGGCCGAATCAGCCACCAGCAGAACCGTGCGTTCGTCAATCTTCTCGAAATCGACCTCAAGCCGTTCGATGCCGCGGCCATCACCGAACGCCCCGAGGACTCGTTGCTCGCGTTCGTCGACCACGCGGTCCCGGGGTCGAACAACGAAGTACCCGACGGGACGCATGTCGACATCGTCATCGACCACCACCCGAACGACGACATCGACGCGACGTTCGTCGACCACCGCGAGGACATCGGCGCGACGGCGACCATCCTGACGGAGTACGTTGAGGAACTCGACGTGGAACTCGACACGCCCCTTGCGACCGCGCTACTGTTCGCGATACGACGGGAGACGCTGGGCTTTCTCCGAGGAACGACGAGCGCTGAGTACGAAGCCGCCGCCGAGCTTCACGACCACGCCGACCGCGGCCTCCTCCGAGAACTCTCCTCGCCGTCGGTCACCGGAGCGACCGTGGACGCCATCGCCGACGCCATCGACAATCGAACCGTCCGCGGGGCCGTCCTCATCACCCACGTCGGCCGGACGACCGAACGGGATGCCCTCCCGCAAGCCGCCGACTACCTCGCCACCTTGGAGGGCGTCGAAACCGCCGTCGTCTTCGGCATTATCGACGAATCGATTCACATCAGCGCCCGTTCGACGGACCCACGAATCAACATCGGTGACGTCCTCGCGACGACCTTCGAGGAGGTTGGAAGCGCCGGCGGCCACCGAGAGATGGCCGGCGGGGAGATTCCGCTCGGAATCTTCGCCAACTACGACAGCGACGACACCACACTCGTCGACATCGTCGCCGCCGTCGTCACCGACCGACTTCTCGATGGATTGGGGTTGGTCGACACCGGAGACGGAAAAGAGACGACCGAGGAGTGA
- a CDS encoding DUF4129 domain-containing protein: protein MNDDAPSLQGTDDATSTAQVGLVVLAALALVVAAFLVPVVAPSGGAGSGESDSTGGPGGDDSTDSPDGTFDWYELLEWFLPENDGEPTRTEPRCSIGLDRQPEPGGEVTAKVSYEGESLADASVWFNGERVGTTNANGEVTGTVPYERELTIRVDVPGRPDCRASTGSVRRSGGPVLSSPATFPALSVAAAAQQTATPNASVTYPVDGTVTVDVRGRPYPGDTLTVKSAIDGRPFRGAEVFVDGESVGETDDDGTATVAVPEDGTERFRVRVVRGDFAGSERVDVLLLSASLRPENLLALPGTEGDVLARLGDDPTEAAVFVGGERRGTTGADGRLTIDLPLDPTTTIAVETADQRATTSVASHYAVPAGAFALVVALLAAVAYRIRGRRGVATVAAGVAAVAAVVVADGLYGPTGRYAAIVAVVAAVVGITLYRWRQSITKGAATAGGTLRWLGVTVVRAATNVRRLPGLLRRLWASFVESAYRNALRVADDIGRLASAVATAVRRAAARLRSLPRSASEFFERLRDGLRSMAGGIRRTVRNPIVLALAVAGAGATVVGYRVGGGIGAVLGAAATLVVAVALELRRRAADGSNSADGPAAGETAPTEPAHVTDDGRSVRTLWRGFARLVAPNRWRSSTPEEIAAAAVEQGFPHRPVAELTRLFREVEYGDRPLSAAVRSRATDAYEAIRRRDRGEEQ from the coding sequence ATGAACGACGATGCGCCGTCGCTGCAGGGTACGGACGATGCCACCAGCACCGCACAGGTCGGTCTCGTCGTCCTCGCCGCTCTCGCGCTCGTCGTCGCCGCCTTCCTCGTCCCCGTGGTCGCGCCCTCCGGCGGGGCCGGCTCGGGGGAGAGCGACTCGACGGGTGGTCCCGGAGGGGATGACTCGACCGACTCCCCCGACGGCACCTTCGATTGGTACGAACTCCTGGAGTGGTTCCTCCCGGAGAACGACGGCGAACCCACGCGTACCGAGCCGCGCTGCTCTATCGGCCTTGACCGCCAGCCGGAGCCCGGCGGCGAGGTCACGGCGAAGGTCTCCTACGAGGGCGAGTCGCTCGCCGACGCGTCCGTGTGGTTCAACGGCGAGCGCGTCGGCACCACGAACGCCAACGGCGAGGTGACCGGGACGGTCCCCTACGAGCGCGAACTCACGATTCGGGTCGACGTTCCGGGCCGTCCCGACTGCCGTGCGAGTACCGGCAGCGTCCGCCGAAGCGGTGGCCCCGTCCTGTCGTCACCTGCAACGTTCCCGGCCCTCTCGGTCGCCGCGGCGGCCCAGCAGACCGCCACGCCGAACGCGAGCGTCACCTATCCGGTCGACGGCACCGTCACGGTCGACGTTCGTGGGCGTCCCTATCCCGGCGACACGCTCACCGTCAAGTCGGCGATCGACGGACGACCGTTCCGCGGCGCCGAGGTATTCGTGGACGGCGAATCGGTCGGCGAAACCGACGACGACGGCACTGCAACCGTCGCAGTCCCCGAAGACGGCACGGAACGATTTCGTGTCCGCGTCGTCCGCGGTGACTTCGCGGGGTCCGAACGGGTTGACGTGCTCCTGTTGTCGGCATCGCTCCGCCCGGAGAACCTCCTCGCGCTCCCGGGTACCGAGGGCGACGTACTCGCTCGGCTGGGAGACGACCCGACCGAAGCCGCCGTCTTCGTCGGCGGTGAACGCCGCGGGACGACCGGTGCCGACGGCCGACTCACCATTGACTTACCGTTGGACCCAACCACAACGATAGCAGTCGAGACGGCGGACCAGCGGGCGACGACCAGCGTCGCGTCCCACTACGCCGTTCCGGCAGGCGCCTTCGCCCTCGTCGTCGCGCTCCTCGCGGCAGTCGCCTACCGCATCCGCGGCCGCCGCGGCGTGGCAACCGTCGCTGCCGGTGTCGCCGCCGTCGCTGCAGTCGTCGTCGCGGACGGCCTCTACGGACCGACGGGTCGATACGCCGCAATCGTTGCGGTGGTCGCCGCCGTCGTCGGAATCACTCTATACCGGTGGCGGCAGTCGATTACGAAGGGTGCCGCTACGGCTGGCGGGACGCTCCGCTGGCTGGGCGTCACCGTCGTTCGCGCGGCCACGAACGTCCGCCGCCTTCCCGGCCTGCTCCGACGCCTGTGGGCGTCGTTCGTCGAGTCGGCGTACCGCAACGCACTCCGTGTGGCCGACGACATCGGGCGCCTCGCGTCGGCCGTCGCGACGGCCGTACGGCGTGCAGCAGCACGCCTCCGGTCGCTCCCACGGTCGGCATCCGAGTTCTTCGAGCGTTTGCGTGACGGTCTCCGCTCGATGGCCGGCGGTATCCGACGGACCGTTCGGAACCCAATCGTCCTCGCCCTCGCGGTGGCGGGCGCGGGAGCGACGGTCGTTGGCTACCGCGTCGGTGGCGGCATCGGTGCGGTTCTCGGAGCGGCAGCCACGCTCGTCGTCGCCGTCGCTCTCGAACTCCGTCGCCGTGCCGCCGACGGCTCGAACTCCGCCGACGGCCCCGCCGCCGGCGAAACTGCCCCGACCGAACCGGCCCACGTGACCGACGACGGCCGCTCGGTTCGCACGCTGTGGCGTGGCTTCGCCCGTCTCGTCGCTCCGAATCGGTGGCGTTCGAGCACTCCGGAGGAGATAGCCGCTGCCGCGGTCGAACAGGGGTTCCCCCACCGACCGGTCGCGGAACTGACGCGGCTGTTCCGGGAGGTGGAGTACGGCGACCGCCCGCTGTCGGCGGCCGTGCGCTCGCGTGCGACCGACGCCTACGAAGCCATCCGACGACGCGACCGGGGTGAAGAGCAGTGA
- a CDS encoding DUF7269 family protein, which yields MRRQLLVAVAGFALVLGGAALAVLAEWPSSSTVETGLLVAVALFALLLAALKIRTSPAAADSGRSSAEPFASPPPEDVASEYPLSSVALARILDGAGETARREGTVEDGIDVVRPALRDTLIGALTQGGSSAESVEDLLDSGEWTDDRVAASVLSEHVDPPDRSIRTRLEAWLFPERVVRRRARRATEAVAVAAEAALPTVPGQTAPRTVPTVSTSLSELQRGVDGRLQRASDPMAIARGPSPPEASTDEEDSE from the coding sequence GTGAGACGCCAACTCCTCGTCGCCGTCGCCGGGTTCGCCCTCGTGTTGGGCGGCGCCGCACTCGCCGTACTCGCCGAGTGGCCGAGTTCCTCGACGGTCGAAACCGGTTTGCTCGTCGCCGTCGCGCTCTTCGCACTGCTGTTGGCCGCTCTGAAAATCAGGACATCCCCCGCGGCCGCCGACAGCGGGCGGTCGTCTGCCGAGCCTTTCGCCTCGCCTCCTCCCGAAGATGTCGCAAGCGAGTATCCACTCTCGAGTGTCGCACTCGCCCGCATCCTCGACGGTGCGGGCGAGACGGCACGCCGTGAAGGAACCGTCGAGGACGGCATCGACGTCGTCCGGCCAGCGCTCCGTGATACGCTCATCGGCGCGCTCACACAGGGTGGGAGCTCCGCCGAATCCGTCGAGGACCTGCTGGACTCGGGCGAGTGGACGGACGACCGTGTCGCTGCCAGCGTCCTCTCCGAACACGTCGACCCGCCGGACCGGTCGATTCGTACCCGCCTCGAAGCGTGGCTGTTTCCCGAGCGAGTCGTCCGACGGCGCGCCCGTCGTGCGACCGAGGCGGTCGCGGTCGCCGCCGAAGCGGCGCTGCCGACCGTCCCCGGACAGACGGCACCCCGAACCGTTCCCACCGTCAGCACGTCGCTGTCGGAACTCCAGCGCGGCGTCGACGGGCGCCTCCAGCGCGCGAGTGACCCGATGGCGATTGCCCGTGGCCCCTCGCCACCGGAGGCTTCCACCGACGAGGAGGATAGCGAATGA
- a CDS encoding DUF58 domain-containing protein, with translation MTRRQRRWGGGLAASVFLAAVGVFDGNGALLLAAAIPLAYVAADAISDVTVPDAISITRHVDPTPAPPGRPVTVLLTVRNDSERTVPDLRVVDGVPADLAVVDGTPRGGTSLAPGEDLTVEYAVAARRGTYEFEPVQLRARGFGAGTVETTRRVSDGDRRLVCRLDADAPPIDEYGDARPGRLESDAAGAGVTFHSTREYYAGDPAERINWRHYAKRGDLATTNYERTVAATTVLVIDARIRNRVVAGPGRPTAVELGTYAATHALTDLLRRGHDVGVVVLGLDGPGPAGLYWLPPAGSRQQRAQALELFRAANDAAGRPPNESAQVRRVIELLPPGGQLLTFSPVLDDRAVDAVETWRAADVPVVVLSPDIVPENTVSGQYVQVRRRARLARCQRVGARTVDWRRGTPLPAVLAEAFAADARLASTRRRGRATGGDGR, from the coding sequence ATGACTCGCCGACAGCGGCGCTGGGGTGGCGGCCTCGCAGCGAGCGTCTTCCTCGCTGCCGTCGGCGTCTTCGACGGCAACGGCGCTTTGCTCCTCGCCGCTGCAATCCCGCTTGCGTACGTCGCGGCCGACGCCATCTCGGACGTCACCGTTCCCGACGCCATCTCGATAACCAGACACGTCGACCCGACGCCGGCCCCGCCCGGCCGCCCGGTCACCGTCTTGCTCACGGTTCGGAACGACTCCGAACGGACGGTCCCCGACCTCAGGGTCGTCGATGGAGTTCCGGCCGACCTCGCGGTCGTCGACGGGACGCCGCGAGGCGGGACCTCGTTGGCCCCCGGCGAGGACCTCACGGTCGAATACGCCGTCGCGGCACGGCGCGGCACCTACGAGTTCGAACCGGTGCAACTCCGGGCCCGCGGGTTCGGTGCGGGCACCGTCGAGACTACACGGCGTGTTTCGGACGGCGACAGGCGTCTCGTCTGCCGTCTCGACGCTGATGCCCCACCCATCGACGAATACGGCGACGCACGGCCGGGACGACTCGAAAGCGACGCTGCCGGCGCCGGCGTCACGTTCCACTCCACGCGGGAGTACTACGCCGGCGACCCGGCCGAACGAATCAACTGGCGTCACTACGCGAAGCGGGGCGACCTCGCGACCACCAACTACGAGCGAACCGTCGCCGCGACGACGGTTCTCGTCATCGACGCCCGGATTCGAAACCGGGTCGTCGCCGGCCCCGGCCGCCCGACGGCCGTGGAGTTGGGCACCTACGCAGCGACACACGCGCTCACCGACCTCCTCAGACGCGGCCACGACGTTGGCGTCGTCGTCTTGGGTCTCGACGGCCCTGGGCCGGCGGGGCTCTACTGGCTGCCGCCGGCCGGGTCCCGACAGCAGCGCGCTCAGGCCCTCGAGTTGTTTCGGGCAGCCAACGACGCCGCAGGCCGTCCGCCGAACGAATCGGCGCAGGTCAGACGCGTCATCGAGTTGCTCCCGCCGGGTGGACAACTCCTCACCTTCTCGCCGGTCCTCGACGACCGGGCCGTCGACGCCGTCGAGACGTGGCGAGCGGCCGACGTTCCCGTCGTCGTCCTCTCGCCCGATATCGTCCCGGAAAACACCGTCAGCGGGCAGTACGTCCAAGTCCGGCGGCGGGCCCGACTCGCCCGGTGTCAACGAGTCGGTGCCCGAACGGTCGATTGGCGCCGCGGGACGCCGCTTCCGGCCGTCTTGGCCGAGGCCTTCGCCGCCGACGCACGCCTCGCCTCGACCCGGCGACGAGGCCGCGCGACCGGGGGTGACGGCCGGTGA
- a CDS encoding AAA family ATPase yields the protein MNEPDETVDDPEETVQSVVERIESVAVIDRRVLRSILSAVVARGHVLIEDVPGTGKTVTARVLAEALGLDFNRIQFTPDLLPADITGSTVYDEHEGTFEFAEGPVFTNVVLADEINRAPPKTQAALLEAMEERQVSVDGTTYPLPEPFLVIATQNPVEQEGTFRLPEAQRDRFSVKTSFGYPDVDGEMGLLARRDDRRELSPSVEAVVSPETVRALQSLAEDVHVDPKIRRYIIDLARATRADDRTEIGVSPRGVQRIFEIARASAVIDGREYATPSDVKGLAEATMAHRLLLTTEATVEGIDERAVVRSALEDVDIPAVSPDANDPTAESDRESTDPDIESEADDSASEAFEFESDATPNAAGDGRDSDSSS from the coding sequence ATGAACGAACCGGACGAAACCGTCGACGACCCCGAGGAGACGGTGCAGTCCGTCGTCGAACGCATCGAATCCGTGGCCGTCATCGACCGGCGCGTCCTCCGGAGCATCCTCTCGGCGGTCGTCGCCCGCGGCCACGTCCTCATCGAGGACGTTCCCGGAACGGGCAAGACCGTCACCGCCCGCGTTCTCGCCGAAGCGCTCGGCCTCGATTTCAACCGCATCCAGTTCACGCCGGACCTCCTGCCGGCCGACATCACCGGCTCGACGGTGTACGACGAACACGAGGGCACCTTCGAGTTCGCCGAGGGTCCGGTGTTCACTAACGTCGTGTTGGCCGACGAAATCAACCGCGCGCCGCCGAAGACACAGGCCGCCCTCCTCGAAGCGATGGAGGAACGACAGGTCAGCGTCGACGGAACGACCTACCCCCTCCCGGAGCCGTTTCTCGTCATCGCGACCCAGAACCCCGTCGAACAGGAGGGAACGTTCCGTCTCCCGGAGGCCCAACGCGACCGCTTCAGCGTCAAGACCTCATTCGGATACCCCGACGTCGACGGCGAGATGGGGCTGTTGGCCCGCCGTGACGACCGCCGGGAACTCTCTCCTTCCGTCGAAGCAGTCGTCTCCCCCGAGACGGTTCGGGCCTTGCAGTCGCTGGCCGAGGATGTCCACGTCGACCCGAAGATTCGCCGATACATAATCGACCTCGCGCGGGCCACCCGGGCGGACGACCGAACCGAAATCGGCGTCTCGCCCCGTGGCGTCCAGCGAATCTTCGAAATCGCACGCGCCAGCGCGGTCATCGACGGTCGTGAGTACGCTACACCGAGCGACGTCAAGGGCCTCGCAGAAGCGACGATGGCCCACCGCCTCCTGTTGACGACCGAGGCCACCGTCGAGGGAATCGACGAGCGCGCCGTCGTCCGGTCGGCGCTCGAAGATGTCGACATCCCCGCGGTGTCACCGGACGCCAACGACCCGACGGCGGAGAGCGACCGGGAATCGACGGACCCGGACATCGAATCCGAAGCCGACGACTCGGCTTCCGAGGCGTTCGAGTTCGAATCGGACGCGACCCCGAACGCGGCCGGTGACGGACGCGACTCCGATTCGTCGTCCTGA
- a CDS encoding winged helix-turn-helix transcriptional regulator: MSNTHMRRLLAVLAALLVVCSAVGAPVAAASTSTFEDGLNGTFGSGDSEDGDSTSDDTNDDTNDGEADTDGDTSDDTDGDSGDSTSDSTDDDASDDSDGASSSDESTADTTDGSTDDTTSGDREGDNNSSTGVRNRVNDTAGGINDTVENATDEAGDTAEDSTDDIDWRTEVLDYIGDLENAESLDEHRFEGLYVETRSGSELAVETLEAGTGIESDETVETTATTTTATLTTVGGTLTSGSDEVLVGAVGTSAASDSDNEFDEIVLDDGDDAPAGAAMSAGGAGGTGGQPLPTAPAGGAAVGLGAVAAVAAFRGSAFLSGSAGVGASAMGAFAAMPRFTLTSLVEKLRPFFFPLRYSRYDDSDPLEHEARERVYEIVNEAPGSYLSEVSEEADLPLSTTRHHVRVLEREDLVSGAKLRGKRRFYPAYAEGIELAAALNDDSTASIIDAIARLGSASVSDLAGELGRDPSTITHHLQRLEEDGIITREREGRAVMNKLSAEARTALEPETVPKPGEPGGAIAGGAD; this comes from the coding sequence ATGTCAAATACTCACATGCGTCGACTCCTCGCTGTGCTGGCGGCGCTGCTCGTCGTTTGCTCGGCGGTGGGAGCGCCCGTCGCGGCTGCGAGTACGTCGACCTTCGAAGACGGACTGAACGGCACGTTCGGCTCCGGCGACAGCGAGGATGGAGACAGCACTTCGGACGACACGAACGACGATACGAACGACGGTGAAGCGGATACCGACGGCGACACGAGCGACGATACCGACGGCGATTCGGGCGACAGCACGAGCGATAGTACGGACGACGACGCGAGTGACGATTCCGACGGCGCATCGAGTTCGGACGAGTCGACGGCTGACACGACGGACGGCTCGACCGATGATACCACCTCTGGCGACCGAGAAGGCGACAACAACTCGAGTACAGGCGTGCGAAACCGTGTCAACGACACGGCCGGTGGAATCAACGACACGGTCGAGAACGCGACGGATGAGGCCGGCGACACGGCCGAAGACTCGACGGACGACATCGACTGGCGGACAGAAGTACTCGATTACATCGGCGACCTCGAGAACGCCGAATCGCTCGACGAGCACCGCTTCGAGGGACTCTACGTCGAGACGAGAAGTGGTTCGGAGCTGGCCGTCGAGACGCTGGAGGCCGGCACCGGAATCGAATCCGACGAAACCGTCGAAACAACAGCAACGACCACCACGGCCACGTTGACGACCGTCGGTGGGACACTGACCTCCGGAAGCGACGAGGTGCTGGTCGGCGCCGTCGGTACATCGGCGGCATCGGACTCCGATAACGAGTTCGACGAAATCGTCCTCGACGACGGGGACGACGCCCCGGCCGGTGCAGCGATGAGTGCCGGCGGCGCCGGTGGTACCGGCGGACAACCCCTCCCCACCGCCCCCGCAGGCGGTGCCGCGGTCGGCCTCGGTGCCGTCGCAGCGGTCGCCGCCTTCCGTGGGAGCGCGTTCCTCTCCGGCAGCGCCGGCGTCGGCGCGTCGGCGATGGGCGCTTTCGCGGCGATGCCCCGGTTCACCCTTACCTCGCTGGTCGAGAAACTCCGGCCGTTCTTCTTCCCCCTCCGATACAGCCGCTACGACGATTCCGACCCGCTGGAACACGAGGCCCGCGAGCGCGTCTACGAAATCGTCAACGAGGCGCCGGGGTCGTACCTCTCGGAGGTCTCCGAGGAAGCCGACCTCCCGCTGTCGACGACGCGACACCACGTGCGGGTTCTCGAGCGCGAAGACCTCGTTTCCGGGGCGAAACTCCGTGGAAAGCGTCGATTCTACCCGGCGTACGCCGAGGGAATCGAACTGGCCGCGGCGCTCAACGACGATTCGACGGCGAGCATCATCGACGCTATCGCGCGCCTCGGGTCGGCGTCGGTCAGCGACCTCGCGGGGGAACTCGGTCGGGACCCGAGTACGATTACCCACCACCTTCAGCGACTCGAAGAGGACGGCATCATCACCCGCGAACGGGAGGGACGTGCGGTGATGAACAAACTCTCCGCGGAGGCCCGGACGGCGCTCGAACCCGAGACGGTTCCCAAACCGGGCGAACCCGGCGGTGCCATCGCTGGCGGCGCGGACTGA
- a CDS encoding deoxyuridine 5'-triphosphate nucleotidohydrolase, with amino-acid sequence MYRSGAFVADHVTPTTDEQVQPNGVDVTLQAVYEQREPGRIGRDGKEIGTRHRRPADPVVEGESIDEVTEENETYYLPPGGYIVQYAEIVSIPDDHIGFIYPRSSLLRNSCMLDTAVWDAGYEGKGEGLLEVHHDIEIEAGARIAQFVLAEADHEGTYDGSYQRENL; translated from the coding sequence ATGTACCGAAGCGGTGCCTTCGTCGCCGACCACGTCACGCCGACAACGGACGAGCAGGTCCAGCCGAACGGCGTCGACGTGACCCTGCAGGCGGTGTACGAACAGCGCGAACCGGGACGCATCGGCCGCGACGGAAAGGAAATCGGGACGCGGCATCGCCGTCCCGCAGACCCCGTCGTAGAGGGTGAATCCATCGACGAGGTGACCGAGGAAAACGAGACGTACTACCTTCCACCGGGTGGATACATCGTCCAGTACGCCGAAATCGTCTCGATTCCCGACGACCACATCGGGTTCATCTACCCGCGGTCGTCGCTGCTGCGGAACTCCTGTATGCTCGATACCGCCGTCTGGGACGCCGGCTACGAGGGAAAAGGCGAGGGGCTGCTTGAAGTCCACCACGACATCGAAATCGAGGCCGGTGCCCGAATCGCACAGTTCGTCCTCGCGGAGGCCGACCACGAGGGGACCTACGACGGGAGTTATCAGCGCGAGAACCTCTGA
- a CDS encoding DUF5783 family protein, whose protein sequence is MDADTFEEQKYVDYFPQLQQAYKNAFNRVNETYDSTLVHGIDQQVLNESEPFYDDEEGFYLELPEDPYDRLTGVLVDEEKFEAVLDEYVEEIERELERVFDA, encoded by the coding sequence ATGGATGCAGACACCTTCGAGGAACAGAAGTACGTCGACTACTTCCCACAGCTCCAGCAGGCGTACAAGAACGCGTTTAACCGCGTCAACGAGACGTACGACTCCACGCTGGTCCACGGCATCGACCAGCAGGTGCTCAACGAATCCGAGCCGTTCTACGACGACGAGGAGGGGTTCTATCTCGAACTCCCCGAGGACCCCTATGACCGACTGACGGGCGTGCTCGTCGACGAGGAGAAGTTCGAGGCGGTACTGGACGAGTACGTCGAGGAAATCGAACGGGAGTTAGAGCGGGTTTTTGACGCCTGA
- a CDS encoding NifU family protein, whose amino-acid sequence MSTESADADEDLRERISNFLRRNFPQIQMHGGSAAVQNLDREAGEVTIMLGGACSGCGISPMTIQAIKSRMTQEIPEIDTVHADTGMDGGSEGMAGGQMSPSFPGHEGGDDEADEGPEAPF is encoded by the coding sequence ATGAGTACCGAATCCGCCGACGCCGACGAGGACCTTCGCGAGCGCATCAGCAACTTCCTCCGCCGCAACTTCCCACAGATTCAGATGCACGGTGGTAGCGCGGCCGTCCAGAACCTCGACCGCGAGGCGGGCGAGGTCACCATCATGCTCGGCGGCGCCTGCTCGGGCTGTGGTATCTCCCCGATGACGATTCAGGCCATCAAGTCCCGCATGACCCAAGAAATCCCCGAAATCGACACCGTCCACGCCGACACCGGCATGGACGGTGGCAGCGAGGGAATGGCCGGCGGCCAGATGTCCCCCTCCTTCCCCGGCCACGAGGGCGGCGACGACGAGGCCGACGAAGGCCCCGAAGCCCCGTTCTAA